The region GCTGTCCTCCAAGCGGCGCTGCACTTCCTCGATCTCGGACGTCCGCCCAACGAACGAGGTCCGGCTCCGAGGCAGGTTGTCGGACGCTTTCGCCGTGCGAAGCGGGGGGAACTCGGTCTCCAACCCCTCGACCGCCACCTGGAAGATCCGCTGGCGCCGATCGAGGTCCCTGAGACCATGCTCCCCGAGGTCGAGCAGCGACACGCCCTCAGCGATGTGCTCCCGGACCAGCTCCTCCGTGGAGCGTGAGGCGAGAACCTGTCCTCCGTGCCCGGCATCCATCAACCGTGCCGCCAACGTCGGCGTGGGACCGAAATAGTCGCCGTCACGCTCCTCCGCCTCACCGGTGTGGATCGCCATGCGGGCCCTGATCGGCTCGCCCACCCACGACTCGACGTCCAGCCCCCGCTGGGCTTCGACGGCCGCGGCGAGGGCATCCGCTGCCTTCCCGAAGGCGGCCATCGCTCCGTCACCGGTGTGCTTGACGAGATACCCCTCATGGCGCCGGATCGCGTCGGCGACGATCGCGTCATGACGCTCGAGCGCGGAAGCCATCGACGGCTCGTCCTTCCAATGGCGCGTGCTGCCCTCGATGTCGGTGAACAAGAAGGCGACCGTGCCGCTGGGAGGTTCCACCATGGTTTCAGACCGCACTTTTCAAGAGGCCGACCGGGTGGCCCGCCACTTTCACTCGGTTCGCGGTCGGGTGCCGATCCGAACACCCGAGGCGATCACTCCAACGAGACCGGCCACCAGAGCAAGGATCACAAGCAGCTCAGCCGCGCCGATGTTGAACATGGTCGACATCCTCCCATAGGAGCGACGGCGCCGCCCCCGTGACAGATGTGCAGCAAATCCAGTCAGACCATCCGGGCCGGCAGCGCGTCGAAGACGGCGCGGTCGTGACCGGGGATGACGTCGGTGCCGGCAGCCCGCATGGCACGGAGACGGTCGAGGCTGGCGGCGTGCGCCGCAAGGTCGTGACCGAACGGAGGCAGCAGCCCACCGTCGAGCGTGGCGGTGAAGTAGGCGCAGTCGGCGGCGAGCACGACCTCGACGTGGGCGAGGCGGACACGCAGCGACTGGTGGCCCGGCGTGTGCCCTGGCGTCGCGATGCAGGTGACGAGCCCGTCGCCGAACAGGTCGTGATCCCCATCGGCCAGGGTCACGTCGTGACCGAGGCGGTACTCGGCGGCCCGGAAGCCGCTTGCGGCCGCCAGGTTGTCGTCGGCGCCTGCGGTCCACTCGTCCCGCTGAACCACCACGCGGGCGTCCGGGAGCAGTCCGAGGCCGCCGGTGTGGTCGAAGTGCAGGTGCGAGAGCACCACGACGTCGATGTCGGTGGCGCTCACACCGGCGGCCTCCAGCCGCCGGTCCACTAGCTGATCGGCGGTGAGCCCCACGTCGAAGACGAGCCCGACGGTGTCGGTGAACTCACCGGGACCGGTGAGATCAGGATGCATGCCGGTGTCGAACAGGACCGTGACGCGCCGGTGGTGCACCAGCCAGGCGGGGACCGGCAGCTCTACCGGCTCGTCGATGGCCTCCTGTTCGAACCTGCTGCGCGGAGCGATGAGAGAGCCGCAGTCGAGTGGCGAGATAGTGACGGTCACGCCCCAATGATGGCCGGGATCACGCCGCAGGGTCGGCCCGGCGTTCGGGGCCGTTCGACGATCGCACCGATGGGTCGCATTCTGGCTGGCCCGGAAAGCCCGGTAGCGGACGTCGACGACATGCCGGTCGGGCGTCGCTTCGACATCGAGGACGAGGCCTGTACAGCCGTCGTCTGACAACGCGATGACCCAGCCAGCCAGCGGGGGCAAACATCGGGCTGGGGCTGATGTTCCCCCTGGGTGCTTCGTGGTCCCAGCGATGTTGCCCTCAGTGGGTGGCGCTTGCGGCAGCTCCACCGTGCCCGACCGAATCAGGTCAAGGACGAACGAGGAACCTCAGCTCACCTAGCAGCGCCAGATGCAGGCCGGTCGAGGGGACCCTCGATGCCGGCTATCGACGCGCCTCGACGTTAGGTGGCACTGCCACGATACGTGCCGGTGCAGGCGAAGGGATCGGGGTGTTACCCAACTCCGTCACCACCGAAGGGGTCAGGCCTCGATGAAGGCCACGTTCTCCAGGCGACAGGCTCGGAGGTAGCCCTCGTCGGACTCCAGCTCGACGTGGTCGTCGGCGCCTCCGATGACTCGGCCCATCCACTGCTGACCGGAGGTTGTCACCAACCGGATGGACCCATCGGGCGGCCTCGACACCAGGTCCCGGAGGAAGCCCTTCAGAGACAGGCCACTGGGGCCGTCGGTGCGCACCGGAGGCGCCTTCTCAGGGATCACGCTGACGCCGGCTATAGCCGCGAGGTTGACGTGCCGGACGGCGGTGCCGACCTGGACCTGAACGAGCGACTCGCTTGTCGACAGGGGATGCCCCTTCACAGTCACGTCGCCGACCTCGAGGACGACGAGGTCGCCGTCGAGCATCGCAGCACCGATCACCTCGCCGAGCGTCCGTGTGTTCCGCTCCACCTGAGCTGCTGCCTCTTCTGCCTCGCGCAGGATCTCGCGCTCGTCGAGGCGACGGCGGAAGTCATCA is a window of Acidimicrobiia bacterium DNA encoding:
- a CDS encoding N-acyl homoserine lactonase family protein, whose translation is MTVTISPLDCGSLIAPRSRFEQEAIDEPVELPVPAWLVHHRRVTVLFDTGMHPDLTGPGEFTDTVGLVFDVGLTADQLVDRRLEAAGVSATDIDVVVLSHLHFDHTGGLGLLPDARVVVQRDEWTAGADDNLAAASGFRAAEYRLGHDVTLADGDHDLFGDGLVTCIATPGHTPGHQSLRVRLAHVEVVLAADCAYFTATLDGGLLPPFGHDLAAHAASLDRLRAMRAAGTDVIPGHDRAVFDALPARMV